Proteins co-encoded in one Garra rufa chromosome 7, GarRuf1.0, whole genome shotgun sequence genomic window:
- the LOC141338812 gene encoding uncharacterized protein produces the protein MSKQMLYAVILFCLQPVDAVESVSLTEGDLVTLNSGLIEMMDDDVILWRFGTENTSIAQIDVMAGRITIYDNILDGRFRDRLKVDHQTGSLTITNITTQHAGLYHLQSNSVSKNFILTVYAHLHVPVISRYSLLCSSSSSSSSSSQQKCSLLCSVVNVSHVTLSWYKGNSVLSSISVSDLSISLSLPLEVEYQDKNTYSCVLNNSIRNQTRHLDISKLCQPCAEVHGCDTIEPVIRLVVTALMGVAAAAAVVLLVNDIRSAGG, from the exons ATGTCAAAGCAAATGCTTTATGCTGTCATTTTGTTCTGCCTGCAACCTGTTG ATGCAGTGGAATCAGTGTCACTGACAGAGGGTGATTTAGTCACTCTAAACTCTGGTCTTATTGAAATGATGGATGATGATGTGATTCTGTGGAGGTTTGGAACTGAAAACACTTCTATAGCTCAAATCGATGTAATGGCTGGCAGAATCACTATATATGACAATATtcttgatgggagattcagagacaggcTGAAGGTGGATcatcaaactggatctctgaccatcacaaacatcacaacTCAACATGCTGGACTCTATCATCTTCAGTCCAACAGTGTGAGCAAGAATTTCATTCTTACTGTCTATG CTCATCTTCATGTTCCTGTCATCAGCAGATATTCTTTACTGTgttcttcatcttcatcttcatcatcatcatcacagcaGAAATGTTCATTGttgtgttcagtggtgaatgtgagtcatgtgactctctcctggtacaaaggaaacagtgtattgtccagcatcagtgtgtctgatctcagcatcagtctctctctacctctggaggtggaatatcaggataaaaacacctacagctgtgtgctcaacaatAGCATCAGAAACCAGACCAGACATCTAGACATCAGCAAACTCTGTCAACCATGTGCAG aagtGCATGGCTGTGATACTATCGAACCTGTGATCCGATTGGTCGTCACTGCTCTGATGGGCGTGGCTGCTGCAGCTGCTGTTGTTCTTCTGGTCAATGATATCAGATCTGCTGGAGGCTGA